A genomic window from Silene latifolia isolate original U9 population chromosome 11, ASM4854445v1, whole genome shotgun sequence includes:
- the LOC141613935 gene encoding uncharacterized protein LOC141613935: MKIWGCDAYVKNKSTDKLAPKSDKCYFIGYPKNTRRSYFYNRHENKVFVAYVAVFLELDYISRRQSGRKSTNWRRVAEDVSSSSNRVIVPSEPRRSGRVSRQPDRYVGIIELDDELDVLLLESDDSATYKTAISIPNSTLWQEAMQSEINSIHENQVWDLVDLPNDVRLLHCKYIFKGKEWYR, encoded by the coding sequence atgaaaatttggggttgtgatgcttatgtcaagaataAATCTACCGATAAGCTAGCACCTAAATCTGACAAGTgttactttataggttatccaaagaaCACTCGTAGATCTTACTTCTACAACCgtcatgaaaacaaagtgtttgtggcttatGTGGCCGTCTTTCTAGAATTGGATtacatttctagaagacagagtgggagaaaatccACAAACTGGAGAAGAGTTGCAGAAGATGTTTCTTCATCGTCTAATCGAGTTATTGTTCCttccgaacctaggaggtcaggtagaGTTAGTCGCCaacccgatcgatatgtgggtaTCATCGAGCTGGACGACGAATTAGACgtcttacttttggaaagtgacgatTCCGCAACCTACAAAACTGCAATTTCTATTCCGAATTCAACTTTATGGcaagaggccatgcaatccgaaataaattctatCCATGAGAACCAAGtgtgggacttggttgatttgcctAATGATGTGAGACTTCTTCATTGCAAATATATCTTTAAAGGTAAAGAATGGTATAGAtag